A single genomic interval of Helianthus annuus cultivar XRQ/B chromosome 6, HanXRQr2.0-SUNRISE, whole genome shotgun sequence harbors:
- the LOC110864349 gene encoding miraculin, with the protein MKIIIIFSVLAFIILAASSAPAPVVLDFYGQSLRARAKYYIKSADDDDLAGGFGLVGVLNKSCPAVVGQMTDNMGLWLTFHPVDPKERVIRLSTDVNIKFSGSNSCHESNVWQLKYHKALEQYVVMVGGVEGNPGPKTVNNWFKIEQGIYGGYRLVFCPSVCSDCKVICGGITTGPDVENLAQHQGPPLIFSNSTDPWPFSFYFKY; encoded by the coding sequence ATGAAAATAATCATCATATTCTCAGTACTTGCATTTATCATCTTAGCAGCCAGTTCAGCTCCTGCTCCCGTGGTGCTCGATTTCTATGGACAAAGCCTCCGCGCAAGGGCCAAATACTACATTAAATCAGCAGATGATGACGATTTGGCTGGCGGATTCGGTCTGGTGGGGGTCCTAAACAAGTCTTGTCCAGCTGTAGTTGGACAAATGACAGATAATATGGGCCTCTGGTTAACTTTCCATCCGGTCGACCCCAAGGAACGCGTGATCCGTCTTTCCACAGATGTTAACATTAAGTTTTCAGGTTCCAACAGCTGTCATGAGTCCAATGTATGGCAGTTGAAATATCATAAAGCTCTGGAACAGTATGTTGTGATGGTGGGAGGTGTTGAAGGAAACCCGGGGCCAAAAACGGTGAATAACTGGTTTAAGATCGAACAAGGTATCTATGGCGGTTATAGGTTGGTTTTCTGCCCGAGCGTCTGCAGCGACTGTAAGGTTATTTGCGGGGGCATTACTACCGGCCCGGATGTCGAAAATCTTGCACAACATCAAGGGCCACCTTTGATATTCTCTAATAGTACTGATCCGTGGCCTTTCTCTTTCTACTTCAAATATTAA